One Megalopta genalis isolate 19385.01 chromosome 5, iyMegGena1_principal, whole genome shotgun sequence DNA window includes the following coding sequences:
- the LOC117219687 gene encoding lipid storage droplets surface-binding protein 2, producing the protein MTAEVAKMPHMEIFYRLLELPVVESALSKSAEQYTRVRDSNPVVHWILTTAESSLSTATNMAVVPIAAPIARKLETPIQFVDHTLCFGLDKIEEKVPMVKEKPEQILENAYMLALQNVVQPAVWSISHVNDLITMQASNLKDVSWNKANQILGTHYGSAAVKGLDNTAVVVDKLIDRYFPATGDEESIVIKSAEEDKLLHTLQTVGRLSNKAARRVYANIVCHMSTVRTDNIKAYIGSVLQFLQLTRYLHSINDKERDSANAAKSEKKQN; encoded by the exons ATGACAGCCGAGGTCGCGAAGATGCCCCATATGGAGATTTTCTACCGTCTTTTGGAACTTCCAGTAGTGGAGAGCGCACTCTCTAAATCTGCCGAACAATATACCCGCGTGAGAGACAGCAACCCGGTAGTTCATTGGATTCTGACCACCGCAGAATCGTCTTTGAGCACCGCGACGAACATGGCGGTGGTTCCCATAGCGGCGCCCATAGCGAGGAAACTCGAGACCCCCATACAGTTTGTTGACCACACGCTATGCTTTGGTCTTGACAAAATCGAAGAAAAGGTGCCGATGGTTAAAGAGAAACCTGAGCAG ATACTGGAGAACGCATATATGTTGGCACTGCAGAATGTTGTTCAGCCAGCCGTTTGGAGTATTTCGCACGTGAATGATTTAATAACCATGCAAGCCTCCAATTTGAAGGACGTCAGCTGGAACAAGGCGAATCAGATCCTAGGAACACATTATGGCAGCGCGGCTGTTAAGGGCTTGGATAACACAGCTGTCGTTGTCGATAAACTGATCGATAGATATTTTCCGGCTACTGGGGATGAAGAGTCGATTG TAATTAAATCAGCGGAGGAGGACAAATTGCTGCACACGTTGCAGACGGTGGGTCGTTTGTCGAACAAGGCGGCGAGACGCGTGTACGCTAACATAGTGTGCCACATGAGCACCGTCCGAACTGACAACATAAAGGCTTACATCGGTTCTGTGCTGCAGTTTCTACAGCTCACGCGGTATTTGCACTCGATAAACGACAAAGAGCGCGATTCCGCCAACGCCGCTAAATCAGAAAAGAAGCAAAATTAA
- the LOC117220056 gene encoding uncharacterized protein LOC117220056 has translation MASRQSDLPHVKSISRISKLPIVEDGIQIAGSVYVRIKRSNFLINWGLDTAEQSLVVAKEIATPAINVFSGPITVVDHLLCKGIDVVEEKVPAVHLPPRQMYNSAMEYATNKIKAVLNIESISNTTAESVSDGLSFLESRLDDWLPDDSANDEGSGVATEGVSNKVLILMQSERCIRKLVKVLINIGKDFVISVMQVLRNPGKTLHDILDLLRKNIFPADKRDADTPAKAFEMLLEDVLAFVRRKVHEIFVKLSPLFHAYYELMIARLKIYNAVLEYSILLAVYLGEAFLWSRYSINNTVWDIENMLSKGIVPFFETILILTVNGPNSLKHLIGLDYEVDTDGDDMITQSVKRMAGELKILLPLIAKTLVGERYIPKSIEMRNHHQNGIEQ, from the exons ATGGCGTCACGCCAGTCGGATTTGCCGCATGTTAAGTCCATCAGCCGAATATCGAAGCTGCCCATCGTAGAAGATGGCATACAGATTGCCGGCAGTGTGTACGTCAGGATAAAG CGTTCGAACTTTTTGATAAACTGGGGCTTGGACACTGCCGAGCAATCGCTGGTGGTGGCAAAAGAGATAGCGACACCGGCCATCAACGTTTTCAGTGGTCCAATCACTGTAGTCGACCATTTGCTCTGCAAAGGTATCGACGTGGTCGAAGAAAAGGTGCCGGCGGTGCATCTGCCCCCTCGACAA ATGTACAACAGCGCAATGGAGTATGCAACCAACAAAATTAAGGCTGTTCTGAACATAGAGTCTATATCAAATACCACGGCTGAAAGTGTAAGCGATGGCCTCAGCTTTCTGGAGAGCCGCTTGGATGATTGGTTGCCTGATGATTCCGCTAATGACGAAGGAT CTGGTGTCGCTACAGAGGGCGTAAGCAATAAAGTGCTCATTCTTATGCAAAGCGAGCGGTGTATTAGAAAACTTGTAAAGGTGCTGATAAATATCGGAAAGGATTTTGTGATTTCTGTGATGCAG GTGCTAAGAAACCCAGGCAAAACATTGCACGACATCCTCGATCTACTGAGAAAGAACATCTTCCCTGCGGACAAGCGCGACGCAGACACACCGGCGAAAGCATTTGAGATGCTCCTGGAGGACGTATTGGCATTCGTCCGCCGCAAGGTGCACGAAATCTTTGTAAAACTTAGCCCGCTCTTCCATGCTTATTATGAACTGATGATCGCCCGCTTGAAAATCTACAATGCTGTACTGGAATATTCAATTCTGCTCGCTGTATACCTTGGAGAAGCTTTCCTCTGGTCGCGGTATTCGATAAACAACACCGTGTGGGATATCGAGAATATGCTCAGCAAGGGGATCGTACCATTTTTCGAAACCATTTTGATCCTGACGGTCAACGGCCCCAACTCTCTGAAGCatttgattggcttggattaCGAAGTGGACACCGACGGTGACGACATGATCACACAAAGTGTGAAACGGATGGCGGGAGAGTTAAAAATTCTTCTG CCATTGATTGCGAAGACGCTGGTTGGAGAGAGATACATACCGAAATCAATAGAAATGCGGAATCACCATCAAAATGGTATCGAGCAATAA
- the LOC117220048 gene encoding uncharacterized protein LOC117220048 isoform X1, whose translation MESRQSDLPHVKSISRISKLPIVEDGIQIASSVYVRIKRSNFLINWGLNTAEQSLVVAKEIATPAINVFSGPITVVDHLLCKGIDVVEEKVPAVHLPPRQMYINAKDYVCSKVEAVLSPARILSQLASIKNRIERYVSQKLINEIDDVIEDRNANNAALTTTKSNRWIKELINVLILMGTNFLVTLTRMLIHPRMALLEVLDLLRQYTSPTDKREADTLTEAFQMLLGNVQAFGRCKLHEISVTLDPLFRAEYGLMTARMKIYNAVQEYFTLLAKYLPEISFWLMFSVKRGVWNTHDHLCKMIHLYLVIVIILAGSVSYVIIPLLGFDYSTRRKGNHINIKMAVWLLKTIRSLLTRITKMLVGERNVPMQMQNHHRNGIEH comes from the exons ATGGAGTCACGCCAGTCGGATTTGCCGCATGTTAAGTCCATCAGCCGAATATCGAAGCTGCCCATCGTAGAAGATGGCATACAGATTGCCAGCAGTGTGTACGTCAGGATAAAG CGTTCGAACTTTTTGATTAACTGGGGCTTGAACACTGCCGAGCAATCGCTGGTGGTGGCAAAAGAGATAGCGACACCGGCCATCAACGTTTTCAGTGGTCCAATCACTGTGGTCGACCATTTGCTCTGCAAAGGTATCGACGTGGTCGAAGAAAAGGTGCCGGCGGTGCATCTGCCCCCTCGACAA ATGTACATCAACGCGAAGGATTATGTGTGCAGCAAAGTAGAGGCCGTTTTGTCACCCGCCAGAATCTTATCGCAGTTAGCATCTATAAAGAATCGCATCGAGCGATATGTGTCTCAGAAACTTATAAACGAAATAGATG ACGTTATCGAGGACAGGAACGCAAATAATGCGGCGCTTACTACTACAAAAAGCAACAGATGGATTAAAGAACTGATAAATGTGCTGATACTTATGGGAACTAATTTTCTAGTTACGTTAACACGG ATGCTAATACACCCAAGGATGGCATTGCTCGAGGTCCTTGATTTACTGAGACAGTACACCTCCCCCACGGACAAGCGCGAAGCAGACACGCTAACGGAAGCATTTCAGATGCTCCTAGGGAATGTACAAGCATTCGGCCGCTGTAAGTTGCACGAGATCTCTGTAACACTTGACCCGCTCTTCCGAGCTGAATATGGACTGATGACCGCTCGAATGAAAATCTACAATGCCGTGCAGGAATATTTCACCCTGCTCGCCAAATACTTACCAGAAATCTCTTTCTGGTTAATGTTTTCAGTAAAACGTGGGGTATGGAATACCCACGATCATCTCTGCAAGATGATCCACTTATATTTAGTGATCGTTATAATATTGGCGGGCTCTGTTTCTTACGTTATTATACCCTTACTTGGCTTTGACTACAGCACGAGGAGGAAGGGCAACCATATAAATATCAAAATGGCTGTGTGGCTCCTGAAAACGATAAGAAGTCTTCTG ACAAGGATTACAAAAATGCTGGTTGGAGAACGAAACGTACCAATGCAAATGCAGAATCACCATCGAAATGGTATCGAACATTAA
- the LOC117220048 gene encoding uncharacterized protein LOC117220048 isoform X2 — protein sequence MESRQSDLPHVKSISRISKLPIVEDGIQIASSVYVRIKRSNFLINWGLNTAEQSLVVAKEIATPAINVFSGPITVVDHLLCKGIDVVEEKVPAVHLPPRQMYINAKDYVCSKVEAVLSPARILSQLASIKNRIERYVSQKLINEIDDVIEDRNANNAALTTTKSNRWIKELINVLILMGTNFLVTLTRMLIHPRMALLEVLDLLRQYTSPTDKREADTLTEAFQMLLGNVQAFGRLKRGVWNTHDHLCKMIHLYLVIVIILAGSVSYVIIPLLGFDYSTRRKGNHINIKMAVWLLKTIRSLLTRITKMLVGERNVPMQMQNHHRNGIEH from the exons ATGGAGTCACGCCAGTCGGATTTGCCGCATGTTAAGTCCATCAGCCGAATATCGAAGCTGCCCATCGTAGAAGATGGCATACAGATTGCCAGCAGTGTGTACGTCAGGATAAAG CGTTCGAACTTTTTGATTAACTGGGGCTTGAACACTGCCGAGCAATCGCTGGTGGTGGCAAAAGAGATAGCGACACCGGCCATCAACGTTTTCAGTGGTCCAATCACTGTGGTCGACCATTTGCTCTGCAAAGGTATCGACGTGGTCGAAGAAAAGGTGCCGGCGGTGCATCTGCCCCCTCGACAA ATGTACATCAACGCGAAGGATTATGTGTGCAGCAAAGTAGAGGCCGTTTTGTCACCCGCCAGAATCTTATCGCAGTTAGCATCTATAAAGAATCGCATCGAGCGATATGTGTCTCAGAAACTTATAAACGAAATAGATG ACGTTATCGAGGACAGGAACGCAAATAATGCGGCGCTTACTACTACAAAAAGCAACAGATGGATTAAAGAACTGATAAATGTGCTGATACTTATGGGAACTAATTTTCTAGTTACGTTAACACGG ATGCTAATACACCCAAGGATGGCATTGCTCGAGGTCCTTGATTTACTGAGACAGTACACCTCCCCCACGGACAAGCGCGAAGCAGACACGCTAACGGAAGCATTTCAGATGCTCCTAGGGAATGTACAAGCATTCGGCCGCT TAAAACGTGGGGTATGGAATACCCACGATCATCTCTGCAAGATGATCCACTTATATTTAGTGATCGTTATAATATTGGCGGGCTCTGTTTCTTACGTTATTATACCCTTACTTGGCTTTGACTACAGCACGAGGAGGAAGGGCAACCATATAAATATCAAAATGGCTGTGTGGCTCCTGAAAACGATAAGAAGTCTTCTG ACAAGGATTACAAAAATGCTGGTTGGAGAACGAAACGTACCAATGCAAATGCAGAATCACCATCGAAATGGTATCGAACATTAA